Genomic window (Polaromonas sp. JS666):
CAGGGCGGAGGCCATGGGGATCAAGGCCACAGCGAGGCAAAAAAATAGCGTCTTGAGGACAAAGATCAGGGTCACGGCCGGGCTGAAGACCTGGCCAAACAGCCGCGTGTAGGCGGCGAGCCCCGACACAGTGAAACCATACACCGCCACATAGGCCACCACCAACGCGACCACGCTGCTGAGCGCCGCCAGCGTAATGCCCGAGAACATGCCGGCCACCACCCGCGGCAGCACCTCGCGGCGCACAGGGTCGCCCCCCTGGCGCCGCATTTCGTCGAGCTGGCCGCTGGCTTGCATGGCCGTCAATTCAGCCCCATCCGGGATGGTGCAACGCAGCGCCACAAACAGCGCGGCGGTCAAGGGAATCAGCTCCAGCACCAGCACACGGATGACGACCTGAAGCGCATATTGCGACAGGCCATAACTGAGCGCCGTGACCACCACAATGCGTGTGAGCACCACAGTCACCAACGCGCACAGTACGGTAAACCACAAGAGAATAGGAGCTGTATTCAGGTAGATGTGCCGTGACAGCACCAGCCGACTTTCCCGGCTGTAGCTTGAGGGCGACAGCGTCAGGACCAACAGCAGGGCCCCGAGGTGTATCAGGCGCCACCATTCGATGACCCACTGTTGCGCAGCGCGCCCAATTTGCGTGAGTCGACCTTGCCAGGATGCCGTTGAAGCCATTCAACCATGATACCTGTGGGTAAACTTGACGCATGTAGGATGGCGTGCGTTTTCGCGCCTCTCCATCCTCTCCGAACCGCTTCCGTACGCGTCGTCCCTGACCCCTCATCACCGCACAAAACCCATGGCCATTGACACCTGGACCGCCTATTTCCTCGCCTCCATCCTGATTGCGATTTCCCCGGGATCGGGCGCCGTCCTGGCCATGAGCCACGGCCTGAGCTACGGCGTTAAACGCACGCAGGCCACCATCGCCGGGCTGCAGGCCGGTTTGCTGATGATCCTGGTGGTTGCCGGCGCAGGTGTTGGCTCGCTGCTGTTGGCCTCGGAGCTGGCTTTCAACGTTGTCAAAATCCTGGGGGCCGCCTACCTGATGTACATAGGCTGGTCACAGTGGCGTTCATCGGACGCCATCATGACGAATGATGTGGGCGCACCGGCCACCGAAGCGAGCGTTCCGTCATCGCGCAAACGCTGCCTCACAGGCTTGCTGACCAATGCGACCAACCCCAAAGGCATCCTCTTCATGGTGGCCGTGCTGCCGCAGTTCATCAGCCAGGGCCGCCCGCTCTGGCTCCAGCTGCTGGTCATTGCCATAACCACGGTGGCGGTGGACACCGTGGTGATGCATGGCTATGCCTTTGCCGCCAGCAGACTGCAACCCCTGTTTAAAAATGCCCGCGCCATCAAGGTGCAGAACCGCCTGTTTGGCGGCCTGCTCATGGCGGTGGGTGCGGGCCTGTTTTTTGTCAAGCGCGGCCAGCAGGCTGCGCATTAGGCTTTTCTTTTCATTTGTCATTAAAGCGATAGCTGCCTGCATCAGAAAATAAAGGGCTTGGCAAAAGGCTTGATGAAAGGCTTGGCAAAAACCATGCGCATCCCCGCATAAACACGCGTTCAGACCGGAGGCTCCAGAACCTGCACCGACACGATGGCGGCCAGTTTGCGCAGAGCCTGATCGGCCGCACTGGAAAACGGAGAGCCGCAACTGATGCGCAGGAAGTGGTCAAAGCGGCTGGAGTTGGAAAACATCGAGCCGGGCGCAACCCGTATGCCCTGCCGGATCGCGGCGTCGAACACGGCTTGCGCGGAGGTTCCCGCCGGCAATTCAACCCACAGCATCATGCTGCCATTGGGCACTGACAAGCGGGTACCCGCGGGGAAGTGCGCCGCAATCGCGTCGGCCATCTGCTCGCGCTGCACATTGAGCAGGCGGCGCAGGCGGACCATGTGACGGTCGTAGGCGCTGGAGGCCATGAACTCGGCCACGGTGATCTGGGCAAGCGCCTCATTGGAGCGGCTCTGCGCGTACTTGAGCATCTGGATGCGGGCCTGCCAGCGCCCGCCGGCCATCCAGCCCAGGCGCAGGCCGGGTGCCAAAATCTTGCGCAGCGATGCACAATGAATCACCGAGCCGCTGCGGTCCCAGGCCTTGGCGGCTTTCAGTGGAATGTCGTCATGGCCCAGCGCGCCGTAGGTGTCGTCTTCAATCAGCGCCACCTGCTGGCGCTCGCACAGCGCGACCAGTTTTTCCTTCTCGGCGTCGGGCATCACGCTGCCCAGCGGATTGTGGAAATTGGGCATGACCACCACGGCCCGGATCCTGTCGTGCGTCTGGAAGGCGAGGTCCAGCGCTTCCACGGAAAGGCCCAGCTTGGGACTGGTGGGAATCTCCAGCGCGCGCAGGCCCAGGCTTTCCAGGACCTGCAGCAAGCCGTAATAGGTCGGGGATTCGACGGCGATGGTGTCACCCGGTTGCGCCACCGCCCGCAGCGCGATGTTGAGCGCTTCAATACAGCCGTGCGTCACCACAATCTCTTCGGCCGACAACTGCATGCCTGCGGCCAGCGCGCGCCGGGCCAGCACCGTCTTCAGCGGTGAATCGCCGGGCAGATCCACAGCGCTGACGAGTAGGTGGGGATGCTTGCGCAAGGCCCGGGTGGCCGCGTTCTTCAGAGCCTCGGAGGGATAGACCTCGGGTGGGCCATGTGCGGCGGCCAAGTTGGTGACCAGGGGGTACACATTGCATTTGGCCACATAGTCCGAGACACGGTCATGGATGCCGACATACTGCGCCGGATCCAGCTTGCGGCCGGCCTCGGGCTCACTGGGCGGCTGGATGTCCACGCGGCGCCGCTTGAGCACAAAGTAGCCCGAACGGGGCCGAGCTTCCAGCCAGCCTTCATCCTCCAGCGTATGGCAGGCCTCCACAGCCGTCGACAGGCTGACCTGATGCAACCGGGTCAGGGCCCGAACCGAGGGCATGCGCTGGCCGGGCAGCAACACACCAGACTGGATGGCTTGGCGGTAGTGGCTGGAGAGCCGGAGGTAAAGCGGTTGCGCACCCATAAACTAAATAAAACCGTAAAACCAGATGATCCGTGAAGGGACAGCAGTGACACAGCCACAGATGGGCCGAAATCGAACCATAACAGATGGATAAATGGCCATCTGTACCGATACAGAAAGGCATTGATTGCCTCTGTCGGGAATAAGGCGTCGTCACTAAGCTAAGGGCTTCCTTTCCTGAATGGAGCTCCCCATGCAAGTTCACCCGAAGCCGCTGCAAGCTCTCCAGCTTGGTGCTGGCGAATCCCTGTTTTTTTGGGCCAAGGCAGGGATCTCCCTGACCAGCACCTCAGGCAGCCTGATCGTGACCGGCACCCCGCTCTGGCTGGGCGAACAGGTTTTTCGTGCCAGGACGCCGCTGGAACCCGGGCAGGTGCACCTTATCGAGCAGAACGGCTGGATCACACTGACGGCTGGCCCGCAGGGGGAAGCCGTTTGCCTGGTGAGCCCGAAGGGCCGCCCATCATTGATGCGCGCTCTGGGCAAGGCGGGCAAGCAGCTTCTCAGGTGCTTTCCCGGAATCGCCAGGATCGCAGGCACCCGATTTCGCGGCGCCGAGCCTGTCTGATACTCCGGGTCGAAGTACCAACGACTGCCTTGCTAAGGTAAATTCCACTCCTGCCATTTCTCATTTCCGATTTCTCATTTTCGATTTCTCACCTCTGCGCCCATGACCCTCTCCGCCTGGCTCCTGTTCATCACCATTTCGCTGGTCACCGCATTCAGCCCCGGGCCGGGCATTTTGCTGGCCGTCTCCAACGCCGTCGCCTGGGGGCCACGCAAGACGCTGTGCAGTTCTGCCGGCAATGTGCTGGGCGTGTTCGCCGTCTCCGGCGCGGCAATGGCGGGCCTGGGCACCTTGCTGCACACCTCGGCCTGGCTGTTTGCGGTGCTCAAGATCTTGGGTGCGGTGTACCTGGTCTACCTCGGTTACCGTCAATGGACGAGCAAAACCTCGATGTTCGACAAGCCTTTGCCCACCGAGGCGCAGCCCGGAAAACCCAACGCCGTCCTGTTCCGGCAAGGCCTGCTGGTGGCGCTGACCAACCCTAAAAGCATCCTGTTCTTCACCGCGCTG
Coding sequences:
- a CDS encoding MlaE family ABC transporter permease; this translates as MASTASWQGRLTQIGRAAQQWVIEWWRLIHLGALLLVLTLSPSSYSRESRLVLSRHIYLNTAPILLWFTVLCALVTVVLTRIVVVTALSYGLSQYALQVVIRVLVLELIPLTAALFVALRCTIPDGAELTAMQASGQLDEMRRQGGDPVRREVLPRVVAGMFSGITLAALSSVVALVVAYVAVYGFTVSGLAAYTRLFGQVFSPAVTLIFVLKTLFFCLAVALIPMASALYGMREASVRTSAEMRGLVRMFAVILLIEVTSLVGNYY
- a CDS encoding LysE family transporter, producing MAIDTWTAYFLASILIAISPGSGAVLAMSHGLSYGVKRTQATIAGLQAGLLMILVVAGAGVGSLLLASELAFNVVKILGAAYLMYIGWSQWRSSDAIMTNDVGAPATEASVPSSRKRCLTGLLTNATNPKGILFMVAVLPQFISQGRPLWLQLLVIAITTVAVDTVVMHGYAFAASRLQPLFKNARAIKVQNRLFGGLLMAVGAGLFFVKRGQQAAH
- a CDS encoding PLP-dependent aminotransferase family protein encodes the protein MGAQPLYLRLSSHYRQAIQSGVLLPGQRMPSVRALTRLHQVSLSTAVEACHTLEDEGWLEARPRSGYFVLKRRRVDIQPPSEPEAGRKLDPAQYVGIHDRVSDYVAKCNVYPLVTNLAAAHGPPEVYPSEALKNAATRALRKHPHLLVSAVDLPGDSPLKTVLARRALAAGMQLSAEEIVVTHGCIEALNIALRAVAQPGDTIAVESPTYYGLLQVLESLGLRALEIPTSPKLGLSVEALDLAFQTHDRIRAVVVMPNFHNPLGSVMPDAEKEKLVALCERQQVALIEDDTYGALGHDDIPLKAAKAWDRSGSVIHCASLRKILAPGLRLGWMAGGRWQARIQMLKYAQSRSNEALAQITVAEFMASSAYDRHMVRLRRLLNVQREQMADAIAAHFPAGTRLSVPNGSMMLWVELPAGTSAQAVFDAAIRQGIRVAPGSMFSNSSRFDHFLRISCGSPFSSAADQALRKLAAIVSVQVLEPPV
- a CDS encoding LysE family translocator, with product MTLSAWLLFITISLVTAFSPGPGILLAVSNAVAWGPRKTLCSSAGNVLGVFAVSGAAMAGLGTLLHTSAWLFAVLKILGAVYLVYLGYRQWTSKTSMFDKPLPTEAQPGKPNAVLFRQGLLVALTNPKSILFFTALFPQFIHPDAPVLPQFLALTSAFTACVLTSHLAYVLLAKRTHRWFGTAHRARLFNRVCGGAFGLLGVSLLRLKTPN